DNA from Globicephala melas chromosome 11, mGloMel1.2, whole genome shotgun sequence:
TTAATGACATAAGTAATCCAATTGAAATGCAAAGGTTGACAGATTGCAttaaaaaatatccaaatatatgTTGCCTATaagaaactcattttaaatatgaagacataaataggttaaaagtaaaaagatggaaaaatatcccATCTTAACCCTAATCAGCGAAGGCTGGAGTGGTTATATTAACAACAGACAAGGTAGAGTTCATagcaaagaatattaccaaaGAGAAAGAGGGTTGTTTTGTAATAAACGGTTTAATTCATCAAGAGTATATAATAATCCTAAACATTTATGTACCTAatacagagcttcaaaatacatgaaacaaaatgtGATAGATCTGTAAAGAGAAATAGATCTGCAAATCTTCAGTACCCATATTTCAAGCATCAGTAAAACAGACaagaaatcagtaaggatatagttgAACAACACTATTAACCTACTGCTCCCCACTAATTAAAGGCAGTAACTCCCCAACATCCCTCTTCTGTCAGTGTTTGTTTCTCTATGATAAAAATaacaaggaggaaactgaggcacagggagactTGCTACTCATCCGGAGGGCTCTTCCTTTGGCATCTTGCTGCTGCTATATTCAATCCTGGATTAAGTGGGAGTGTGGAGGAGGCAGGGGACCTGACATTTGTGAGCCCTGACCTTGGGCCCTGCCCCATGCTGGGTGCTTTaggcacattttcttttttttttttttaagatctttttgatgtggaccttttttttttttttttttttgtggcacgcgggcctctcactgctgtggcccctcccattgcagagcacaggctccggacgcacaggctcagcggccatggctcacgggcctagccgctctgtggcacgtgggatcttcccggactggggcacgaacccgcgtcccctgcatcagcaggcagactctcaaccactgcaccaccagggaagccctgatgtggaccatttttaaagtctttattgaatttgttacaatattgcttttgttttatgttttggttttttggccacaaggcatgtgggatcttagctcccggaccagggatcaaacctgcaccccctgcattggaaggcaaagtcttaaccagtggaccatcagggaagtctctAGGTACATTTTCTTATTCAAGCCTCAGAGCAACCTAATGAACCAGAGCTGTCTTCTACAATTTATGAAGGGACAACATGGAGTAGTGGTGAGGAGCAGAGagtctctggagccagactgcccagGTTCAGATTagaagaggcaggagaaggaTAAATAAGAAGTTAGAGCTTTGCGACCCCACCAACCAAAAGTGTCTTTCCTGCAGTCTTTTTTATGTGCATGGAGAGATCCtgcacacatatattttaatgttttaataaacCACAGTTTGTTTCAGAGCTTATTTTATTCACCCCTTGGCTTACTCCTTGCTTAGAGACAAGGTTTTTGCATCTTCCGCAGGTCAGTTTCACTCCACCTGAGGCCTTCTGTGTACTGCCCTGGGGGACACACACGTGGCACAGACCTCAGTGTGGCCTCTGGTGTGCTGCATGCTGAGTGGCCTGGCCTCGGGGGAGGAAGATGGCAGGGACTCCCCAGATGACTGGCCACCTGACTCAGCTTCTCTGAGAATCCCTGGACAAGATGCCCTGACACAACGCCTCAGCAGGTAGGACAGTCTGCTTTTTCTTGCCTGTGGCCAGGAATATGGCTGAGCAGGTCTCTGCATGTAGAAGAGGCTGGGTTTGCCTCTAGGGCTCAGGACGGGGTTTTGGAAGGTGACAGTGAATATAACTCTTGTGAGTTCATGCATGTTCTCAGCCTAGCAACCATGAACTGACAGTATGGAGTCACGGGCCCTGCCGTTGGGCCAGCACACACCTGTCCCACCAGCAACTGGCTACACACTAGCTGTGGTCTTAGTGCACAGACAGTGGCTGAGCTGTTCCCTATGAGGGGGTAGACAGCCCGACCTGTCTTTCCCTGTGTTCTGTGGGTGACCCCCTGCAGTCATCGAGAGGCAGTATGTGTGAGTGTGGTGAGGTGCCACTGTTTCCAGAGACAGCAACCCTGGTCTGCTCATGTGAGTTACTGCTCTCCACTCGACTTGCTTGCCTAGAACAGGGATGCACACCAGAGGGCTGCGAGCCCATTGGCCCTCCTCCTAGAACCACGCAGGACACCCTGTGTCTTGACCCAAACGAGCACTGAGAATTAATTGGTCATTGTCTCCTTTGCTTGATTGCCCTTCATGGATACATCTGCTGATCTGCTCCCCAAATTTAGTGTAACCCTCACACACTAGAAATGGTGACAGAGAGGagagatttttctgtttatacaGATAAGAACTAGAGTGTACATTTGTTAGCCTagaagaatttattatttttatttatttattttttgccggcgcgtggcatgtgggatctcagttcccctaccagggattgaacctgcatccccctgcagtggaaacatggagtcaccagggaagtcctaaagaatttttaaaattactgccCATAACCATAGATGGTGACAGGACCATATGCatggaaaatcaaaataattatgtcCTCTAGGATGCCCATCTAGCATTCCTCTGGGGAAatcaattttgcttttaaaaaacagacaagtgtggggctcccctggtggcgcagtggttgagagtccgcctgctgatgcaggggacacgggttcgtgccctggtccgggaagatcccacatgccgcggagcagctaggcccgtgagccatggcctctgagcctgcacgtctggagcctgtgctccgcaatgggagaggccacaacagtgagaggcccgcacaacgcaaaaaaaaaaacccaaaacaaacaaacaaacaaaaacagacaagtgTGGGTATGATGTGTCCATGTGGGTTCATGGATTGTAACAGATGCACCTCTCTGGTGGGGCATGTTGCTGGTAGGGGAGGCTGTGtatggcgggggagggggtgtaTGAAAGCTCtctactttctgctcagttttttgtttttttttttttttttttttttgcggtacgcgggcctctcactgttgtggcctctcctgttgcggagcacaggctccggacgtgcaggctcagcggccatggctcacgggcccaaccactccgcagcatgtgggatcttcccggaccggggcacgaacctgtgtcccctgcatcggcaggcggactctcaaccactgtgccaccagggaagccctctgctcagttttgctgtgagcctaaaactgccctaaaaattaaattctatttttaaaaattaattatcaataataaaaaatagacaagCCACATACTTTGCCAGTGCACTTCTTCCCAGGCGATGCTCTTCTGATTCTCGGTAGTAAGTCTGTTTGCCAATTTCTCTTTCCCAGAAGCGTTTGAGCTCGTCACAGGTGTTCCGGCAGAAGACCTCCCGGCGGACGTACTGATTGTTCATcccctgaaaaagaaaatatcagccGAACCCCCGTAGAACACGCTCTCTTGGACTCTGGAAGGTACAGACCCTTGCTATTTACCTGAGGGAGACCCAGGTCAAGCACAGGACCTAACGGGGAGGTACACTGGTTTGTTGACAGGATCCAGGGATGTGAAGGCAGAAGCTCCCTGCTGGAGCCTGGCGTGTCTCAGGCACCTAGCAAATagctctgtccttccttcctccttacaGATGAACGGCCCCTTGGCTTTTTATCAGCAAGTAATGTGTGACAGGCATTTTATGTCTTTAGTTATCACCACATCCCCATGAGTCAACATTCCCTTCCTCATTTTAAAGGTGAGACATTTGAGGAgtgatagaatttgcttgtggTCCCACAACTGTAACTGGCAGAAGGCAGGCTGCACACTTCTGAATGTTTTCAAGCCCTTTACTAAAAAGGTTTGTCACAGAAAATGGTCCCAACATCTGACACAACCGAGCAAGCAGCTTTGAGGTTTGTGCgtacctgtgtgtgtgcacatgcttGTGTGTGAAATCATACATATCAGATACTCAAAAATGGTCACTTTTTTACACGAAGAAACCCCTGCCCAACTCCTAGACCTTGGCTGGTCTAGCAGACAGGTCAAaagcaggggctggagggtgagAGTGGGTGCGGGGAAAGGAGTTAGTGGGCTACTGGAAATGTCCAGGGAGGAGCTATGACCAGGGGGTAGAGGCAAGGGTAATGAAGGCATTCTGGAGGTGGTCAGCGCCACGTGGTAAACAAAGGTGAGGGATGTCAGTGGAGCTGCACTGGCTGTGCCTGTGCAAAGATGGGCAACCAGAGGAGGAGGGCCATGCAGAGTGACCTTGAGCAGTGCTGGACAGAGTTTGAGTTGCCTGGGCGTTAACATTCAAGGGGAAGTACTGAAGGGGCATCTGGACACCTGGGTCTGGAATCAGCATGAAGGTCTGGATCACAGCTCTCTCAGAGGGACTGACAAGGGCAGTGGGGCAGGGTGGAAGCAGAGAGGGGTTTGAAGCCAGACATTCACTGCAGACCTATTTGTCCATTAACTTGATGCACCTTCTGTTTGACAATAAGTTCTCCAGGCCTCAgactcctcatctttaaaatttctctgaAGATTAAATTTGATCATGAATATTCAATTGTTTCGCAGTTTAGAACTTTTGTAGTTCTAAAACCTCATACTGTATAGGATATAGTGTAATCATTAACAATAAATAATCATCACAACCTCCCCCAACTTTCTTTCTATAGACATGAAATAATTctacttctcttctcttctttctggatCAGTGTCTATTGACCTTGGCCGACCTTGGAATCACTTGGAGAgttttacaaaaaacaaatgccagtccccagggagtctgatttcatCAGCCTGGGATGTGGCCTGGGTgtcaggatttttaaaagcaccccccgtgattctaatgtgcagccaaggtGAGAACTCCGTCTTTGATCCTGTCCTCTTGTGCGATGGGTCAGAGCTGGCCCCAGGGACGCTGAGGTAGTGAGGGCTGAGCATAGGGATGTCACAGCAACAGCCATCTTGCAAGGTAAGCACTATTCCGCAGGTTAGAAAGTTGAGTAGCAATTTGGCTTTATCGTGGTCATACAGCTGGTAAGTGGGGCAGCTGTCGTAATCAgggcccaggccccacccactgcccccaGCTGTCCCCTAGGGAGGAGGAAAGTGACTTTCTTATCCCCTGGAAGTGCTCAGTGATCTCATACTTTCCTGGCAAAAGAGCAGAGATCCAACTGACCTTGCAGTAAGCCCTCAGAGTTTTTAGGAAATGTGATTAtcctatgttttatttaaatatattaaagcatgtactggtgctcaataaatatttattgaattgaataaATGCCCCCCCATCTCCAAGTTATCTTTATCCTGAAGAGCTGGCCTGGAAGTGGCAGTGGTCCCTGTGGTAGTGCTTCAGGCATTGAGGGAAAGTCTGTGGGGCCAGTGAGGGGAACCTTGGAGTCACCTGGCCTGGTCTGAGGGCTTCGGGGTGCTTCCTAGGGGCAGGGACACGCAGGACGAGTGGGTGGGTAGGAGCACCCAGGATGCAGGAAGTGGACTGTGCAGAGGCCTGTGGTGAGAGCACCACAGAACCAGAGTGACAGAAGCAGTTGGGGTGGcctggggtcgaggtgagggaggggaatgACTGCAAAGGGGCCTGGGGAACCTTTTAAGGttgtggaaatgttctgtatcttgcttCTCATGATGGTTAAACAACTGTATACAATTGCCAAAACTTACCAAACTGTACATCTAAAGCAGGTGGATTTTATTACACACAAGTTATGCCTAAATAAACgtagaaagggacttccctggtggtccagtgggtaagactccacgcacccaatgcaggggacctgggttcgatacctggtcggggaactagatcctgcatgcgtgctgcaactaagaagtcctcatgctgcaacaaaaagatcccgtgtgctgcaactaagacccggtgcagcaaagataaaagaaataaaataaataaatattataaaaataaaataaaataagcgtAGAGAAAAATTGTCTTCTGTCTTTGGACTGGAGATTCATCCAAGCTCCCCAGCTCTAACCTCCTGGGAGACCCAGCATCTCATTGTTAGGGTTTAGCCCATTCCTTCACGGGTAATACATGTTTCTGGGAGCATTGtgttttctggcttctaaaaTGTGCAGAAATGTGATGAGGAAGATATCAGTAGTTGGAAAGCCCTTTGGAAACAAAGGGGATTGTCCTTGATAAATAAATGGCTCTATTCGTCTGTATCTGCTCAGCTAAGAATACCATCCACCAGACTGCACTCCGCTCAAGAGAATCAATAGTATTCCTTCCAGTCAATCACCACCAACCCAGAAAAGCCATAACGTCAATGACAATTATGAACTTTCCTTCACAAAATTAATGAGTGCTTAAAGAGAACGACAGTGTATAACACCTTCACAGAATTCAGTTAAACAAAGTGTGTTGAGCTTGTCACCATCTGTGAGGCATTTGTGCTGCACCAAGTGCCAAATGATGTTAGTGAGTCAGCTGAAACAAAGACACATTTGTCCATTGTGAGCGCTAATTGCTGTGCCAACCATTTAATCTCCTAAGTCTCTGGTTACTCAGAGTATTAAACCCAAACTGAGGAATGTGAGAGTTATTTTAGGAAGAATTTTGACGTATCAGTTATTCCTGTGACTCTCGGCTAGTGTGGCTCACTGCGTCCCAGCTGACTGTGTGTGCCACCAATGTACTTCTTGCATACCCAACACCTCATAAGAGCAACtatttcatggtttttttttttttttaacaacatttCAAAAAGCTTCATAAAGATCATGGTTTGAAATAGGGTTCCAGTTCCAGATAAAATGGAGGAAGCACACTCTACCCGTCTCTCCAAAGAACGCAGCTCCAAAGCCTGGACAGAATACTCAGTGCAACTGCTTGTGGACTTCAAGAAGTAAACAGTAGCAGGTGGATTGGAGAAGAAGGCCAGAATTCCAATTACCATTGAATGGCgctaagttttctatttttattctggtATCCCCAGTTTAGACTCAAGTCAACAGGAAACTCAGAAGTGGGAACGTGGACAGAGAGAGCTCCAAGCAGTCCTCTGATTCTAGGAAGAAAGGAGACTCCTGATGCTCAGAGAATGAGGGAAATCACTAGTTTTCCTTTTCCCTATTCTTGCTGGTctccaggaaattccaaggcgAGGGAGCTTGGCAGCATCAATGGAATTGACCAGCAGCAGGGCCTGCAGAGATGCAAAACCCACCTGCTCAGATAGGAGGAGCTGTGGTCCTACTGGATGGAGCCGACCCTCgctgcttttttctctctctctctctctgtcctctcagcACATGACCAAGGTGTGGGTGCAGCCTCCAGAAGTGCACAGCAGAGCAGGTAACTAAAGCCCTAAGTTTCTGGCCAGAGGATTGAAAAAGGGGAGTCCAGGGAATTGGAAATTACCAGGGATACCACGGAGGTGGGTATCCTTAAAAATTGCTCATGAGCGCCTAGGCTGGCCTGTGGGCTGCACATGTGTGGATCTGATCCCAAAGAGCAGAACTTAGTAGGGAGGAAATCACCAATGCAGAAAAattgggcagcagcagcagccagctAGATCTAAATGTAATGTATAGATCTCTACCCAGTGACGACAGAATACAGATTCTATTCAAGTGCCCATGAAGcaaatcacaaaaaataaattcctggaactagtaagtgagtttagcaaaggTGCAGGATATGAGTTTAATACATAGAAATGAGTATATGCTACCAGTGAAcaattgaaattgaaattgaagacaatcccatttacaataactccccccaaattaaatactcagatataaatctaacaaaacgtGTGCAAAATATGGTTGCTAAAAACTGCAAAATGctgatgaatgaaataaaagaaaacttaaataaacGCAGAGACATATCATGCTAATGGATTGGAAGACAACATAGCAGAGATATCCGTTCT
Protein-coding regions in this window:
- the FAM240A gene encoding protein FAM240A, which codes for MNNQYVRREVFCRNTCDELKRFWEREIGKQTYYRESEEHRLGRSALAKLREEWKQKLETKLRLRNNSDETEKRANVGQELH